One genomic window of Polynucleobacter sp. HIN11 includes the following:
- a CDS encoding ShlB/FhaC/HecB family hemolysin secretion/activation protein gives MKLNTRLSQSLLVCFGCAVATSSFSQNRPPGPPVDAGALQQGLERQLPMPSPLPLPEPSRETEKPKDAKAKEVRVDVKRFELEGVKTIPEEKVQAILKPYLNKSLTFDELQKVCDVIVDFYRQNGLLVQATLPPQRITDGVVRIAITEAKLSSVIVDTPKGPTRFSKDRAAAYITDANPVGSPLNTQAIERASIILNETPGVIVASQLQPGEDQGQTALRMELTDGPLVQGKVEANNYGSRSTGQNQGVIALNLNNPTGIGDQASVNGIYSEGSQYIQGAYSLPVTRTGLRLGASGTYLNYKNVSNYGYPNGGFGDAWTAGVNLAYPLIRRQGTNVNTILGYDVKSYMNKSNFTNAVISAYNINNVTAGISGNHYDSFGGGAISAGSLNFVVGNLEISPTSVTGFGTYTPSQFTKVTFSANRNQQITAGGETTLYVGISGQMASVDLNSAEQFYLGGAYGVRAYPVAQSGGSQGGLGTVELRQQLPYNVLGSIFYDVGIIQQYKNPIAYNATKGLTNANNVYSLQGAGFGARWSYQGWNVNAMVAWQIGQNPLYSFTGQQVAVDGTTTNPRGWITASYQF, from the coding sequence ATGAAATTAAATACTCGCCTTTCGCAATCGCTGCTAGTTTGTTTTGGATGCGCTGTCGCAACCTCATCATTTAGTCAAAATCGGCCACCAGGTCCACCAGTGGATGCCGGTGCTTTGCAGCAAGGCCTTGAGCGGCAGCTACCGATGCCGTCTCCTTTGCCGCTTCCCGAACCATCGCGCGAAACGGAAAAGCCCAAGGACGCCAAAGCCAAAGAAGTGCGTGTTGATGTGAAACGTTTTGAACTCGAGGGCGTGAAAACGATCCCCGAAGAAAAAGTTCAAGCGATCTTAAAACCCTATTTGAATAAATCCCTCACGTTTGATGAGTTACAAAAAGTCTGCGATGTGATCGTTGATTTTTATCGTCAAAACGGATTACTCGTCCAAGCAACCTTGCCACCACAACGTATCACCGATGGCGTAGTACGAATTGCAATTACCGAAGCAAAGTTAAGTAGCGTGATTGTGGATACCCCCAAGGGTCCAACCCGCTTTAGTAAAGATCGAGCAGCTGCTTACATCACAGACGCCAATCCTGTGGGTTCTCCATTAAATACCCAAGCAATTGAGCGGGCTTCGATTATTTTGAACGAGACCCCCGGCGTCATTGTGGCAAGCCAATTACAGCCTGGTGAGGATCAAGGACAAACGGCTTTGCGCATGGAGCTTACGGATGGCCCTTTGGTTCAGGGTAAGGTTGAGGCGAACAACTACGGTAGCCGCAGCACCGGACAAAACCAAGGTGTGATTGCTTTAAATCTGAACAACCCCACTGGGATTGGCGATCAAGCCTCGGTAAACGGAATTTACTCCGAAGGATCGCAGTACATTCAAGGTGCTTATTCCTTGCCAGTGACTCGCACAGGATTGCGTCTTGGCGCATCGGGGACCTACCTAAATTACAAAAACGTCAGTAACTACGGCTATCCCAACGGCGGCTTTGGTGATGCTTGGACTGCGGGTGTGAATTTGGCTTACCCCTTGATTCGGCGCCAGGGTACTAATGTCAATACCATATTGGGATATGACGTCAAAAGTTACATGAACAAAAGTAATTTTACGAATGCTGTAATTAGTGCATACAACATTAATAACGTGACCGCCGGTATTTCCGGAAACCATTACGATAGTTTTGGTGGGGGTGCCATCAGTGCAGGCTCGCTCAATTTCGTTGTTGGTAATTTAGAGATTTCGCCAACTAGTGTGACTGGCTTTGGAACCTACACCCCTAGCCAATTTACGAAGGTCACTTTTTCTGCCAATCGTAATCAACAGATTACGGCAGGGGGTGAGACCACCCTCTATGTTGGTATCTCGGGACAAATGGCCTCGGTAGATCTCAACTCTGCGGAGCAATTTTATTTGGGCGGGGCATACGGAGTGAGAGCTTATCCGGTGGCGCAAAGTGGTGGCTCGCAGGGAGGGCTTGGAACTGTTGAGCTACGTCAACAGCTTCCCTATAACGTATTGGGCTCTATTTTCTACGACGTTGGGATCATTCAGCAGTACAAAAATCCAATCGCCTATAACGCGACCAAGGGTTTAACGAATGCCAATAATGTGTACTCTTTGCAAGGGGCTGGGTTTGGGGCTCGCTGGAGCTACCAAGGGTGGAATGTAAACGCTATGGTAGCCTGGCAAATCGGCCAAAATCCCCTATATTCCTTTACAGGTCAACAGGTTGCGGTCGATGGCACCACCACCAACCCACGGGGTTGGATTACCGCTAGCTACCAGTTTTAG
- a CDS encoding helix-turn-helix transcriptional regulator, with amino-acid sequence MITSGQIKAARALLGITTTKLAEMSGVAFTTVIRIESSDGIPSGQVKTLNAVQRALEDAGIEFIGTPESGAGVRWKIKN; translated from the coding sequence TTGATTACAAGTGGTCAAATAAAAGCAGCAAGAGCCTTGCTCGGCATAACCACAACGAAGTTGGCGGAAATGTCGGGGGTTGCCTTTACTACGGTGATTCGGATTGAGTCGTCAGATGGGATTCCATCTGGACAGGTAAAAACTCTGAATGCAGTTCAGAGAGCACTCGAGGATGCGGGGATTGAATTCATCGGCACCCCTGAATCTGGAGCCGGAGTGCGGTGGAAGATTAAAAATTAA
- a CDS encoding YqaJ viral recombinase family nuclease produces the protein MLNNQDFTHNRAAFLGGSDIGAILGVSKYRSAMDVWLEKTGKKVDIKDSFALRFGSFAESFIADEYALLTGEHVVEHPRGLIHPKYSFCVGHIDRFVLEKKDLPLFHSDGGLNAKKLLECKTANYYSQSDWGEPGTDAIPLTYLCQCLWYLGITNLSEIDVAVLLGGSDLRIYTITRDLELESLLFEKAAFFWTEHVQKDIPPKPQSIDDCQALFQRSCSGRTLEASSEALDLIRKLKALESQTHAEEEQINGIKQALMEHMADAEVLTYLGKPVITWKAPKPTYRIDTKRLSLEHPELVKAYQSPVINSRRFVVKDLPEELLQHELIPREKALEGVTS, from the coding sequence ATGCTTAATAATCAAGATTTTACACATAATCGTGCTGCTTTCCTAGGTGGAAGCGATATTGGGGCGATTCTGGGGGTCTCCAAGTACCGCTCGGCCATGGACGTGTGGCTCGAGAAAACCGGCAAGAAAGTAGATATCAAAGATAGCTTTGCCCTGCGCTTTGGCTCGTTTGCCGAATCCTTTATTGCAGATGAATATGCCTTACTCACAGGTGAACATGTGGTGGAGCATCCCCGGGGCCTTATTCATCCTAAGTATTCCTTTTGCGTCGGACATATTGATCGCTTTGTGTTGGAGAAGAAAGATTTACCTCTCTTTCATTCTGACGGAGGTCTTAATGCCAAGAAGCTCTTGGAATGTAAAACAGCAAATTATTACAGTCAAAGTGATTGGGGTGAGCCCGGGACGGACGCGATTCCCCTAACCTATCTCTGTCAATGCCTCTGGTACTTAGGCATTACCAATCTATCAGAGATTGATGTTGCTGTTTTATTAGGGGGATCGGATCTACGTATCTATACGATTACTCGAGACTTAGAACTTGAGTCCTTACTATTTGAGAAAGCTGCTTTCTTTTGGACCGAGCATGTTCAAAAAGACATTCCACCCAAACCCCAATCGATTGACGATTGCCAAGCGCTCTTTCAAAGGAGTTGTTCGGGTAGAACGCTAGAAGCTTCCTCGGAAGCATTGGATCTCATTCGAAAGCTCAAAGCGTTAGAGTCCCAAACCCATGCTGAGGAGGAGCAAATTAATGGCATTAAGCAAGCCTTGATGGAACACATGGCGGATGCCGAAGTACTTACTTACCTAGGTAAACCGGTCATTACCTGGAAGGCTCCCAAACCAACTTATCGGATTGATACCAAACGTCTAAGTCTCGAACATCCAGAGCTAGTAAAGGCCTACCAAAGTCCAGTCATCAATAGTCGGCGCTTTGTGGTGAAGGATTTACCCGAGGAACTGTTGCAGCATGAACTCATCCCCAGGGAAAAAGCATTGGAAGGAGTTACCTCATGA
- a CDS encoding recombinase RecT, with protein sequence MKKVSILDLPEDLLDDDQPHPPSEPTLDILVTEVANTLGIVPQELSHWAKEAVAPEEVLQLILRTALRLKLNPLLSQVDWEHNLEGGYEVYIPIDGWIAMIHREPSFKGLTFGQANETEEGIPIWMECSIYRADLIQPITVREYYSELKTNHPIWNQMPRRMLRHKTLQQCARLAFGISVPELKISLVPPVTEKTAILQVSQSAPDRKTVLRQKLASPSPAPAIAPSAPLVL encoded by the coding sequence ATGAAGAAAGTATCCATCCTAGATTTACCCGAGGATCTTTTGGATGACGATCAACCTCATCCGCCAAGCGAACCCACTCTCGATATATTGGTGACAGAGGTGGCTAATACCCTTGGGATCGTCCCTCAAGAACTGAGTCATTGGGCTAAAGAAGCGGTAGCTCCCGAGGAGGTCTTGCAATTGATCTTAAGAACCGCTTTACGCTTAAAGCTCAACCCCCTACTAAGTCAGGTTGACTGGGAACACAATTTGGAAGGTGGATATGAAGTCTACATTCCGATTGATGGCTGGATTGCCATGATCCATCGGGAGCCCAGTTTTAAAGGACTCACCTTTGGCCAAGCTAATGAGACCGAAGAGGGCATTCCAATTTGGATGGAGTGCTCCATCTATCGCGCAGATCTAATCCAACCCATTACCGTTCGGGAGTACTACTCAGAACTCAAAACCAATCATCCCATCTGGAATCAAATGCCCAGGCGGATGCTGCGACACAAAACCCTACAACAGTGCGCACGACTGGCGTTTGGGATTAGTGTGCCGGAACTGAAAATATCCCTCGTGCCGCCAGTTACCGAAAAAACAGCGATACTGCAGGTGAGTCAAAGCGCACCGGATCGTAAAACGGTACTGAGACAAAAACTAGCTAGCCCGTCTCCCGCTCCAGCAATTGCTCCCAGCGCGCCATTAGTACTTTGA
- a CDS encoding ATP-binding cassette domain-containing protein: protein MALITLTDAKLAFGHHPLLDRTNFALEASERVGLIGRNGTGKSSFLKILAGIEKLDDGLIQIQQELRIAYVAQEPLLNAKQTIFEAASEGLVTIKQIRSEYEALAQADWNEANQERLDTLQSQLDATHGWNWEQRVSEILNRLHLNTDQTIGTLSGGTKKRVALAQALVTQPDVLLLDEPTNHLDLDSITWLEGLLNEYAGSIVFITHDRSFLDQVATRIVELDRGVLRSYPGNYSRYEFVKDEELNAEALANARADKLLAQEEVWVRKGVEARRTRSVGRVARLEKLRAMRAERRNAMGQVKLSIASGERSGKIVADLDIISKSYEKPIVKNFTATILRGDKVGILGPNGAGKTTLLKLILGEITPDTGVAKLGTRIEVAYFDQMRESLNLEATLEDFISPGSEWVEIGNQRKHVKSYLGDFLFAPERTNSPIKTLSGGERNRLLLARLFARPANVLVLDEPTNDLDIDTLDLLEQLLQDYQGTVFLVSHDRTFLDNVVTSMIAYEGDGVWREYEGGYEDYKVQKARSDTVIPSPLMKVAESKAPSKPSNPIVASKSKLSSKEKIELEKLPTQIEALEEQQVILSEQLADPALYKGDPSASIALKERALAIDAQLKVLMARWEQLLERETG, encoded by the coding sequence ATGGCATTGATTACTCTGACGGACGCCAAGCTAGCGTTCGGTCATCACCCCCTCTTAGACCGCACCAACTTTGCACTCGAGGCAAGTGAGCGCGTGGGTCTCATTGGGCGCAATGGCACCGGTAAATCCTCCTTTCTAAAGATCCTCGCTGGCATTGAAAAACTCGATGATGGCTTGATTCAAATCCAACAGGAACTACGGATTGCCTATGTAGCCCAAGAACCCCTCTTGAATGCCAAACAAACCATTTTTGAGGCAGCTTCTGAAGGCTTGGTAACTATTAAGCAAATCCGATCGGAGTATGAGGCGCTTGCGCAAGCCGATTGGAACGAAGCCAATCAAGAGCGCTTAGACACCCTGCAATCCCAGCTTGATGCCACGCATGGCTGGAACTGGGAGCAGCGCGTCTCTGAAATCCTGAATCGCTTACATCTCAATACCGATCAAACCATCGGAACTCTTTCAGGGGGCACTAAAAAACGCGTAGCGCTCGCGCAAGCCTTGGTCACTCAACCGGATGTGCTGTTACTGGATGAGCCCACCAATCACTTGGATTTGGATTCGATTACATGGCTTGAGGGGCTTCTGAATGAGTACGCTGGGTCGATTGTTTTTATTACTCATGATCGCAGCTTTTTAGACCAAGTTGCTACCCGCATTGTGGAGCTCGATCGCGGCGTGCTGCGCAGCTACCCCGGAAACTACAGTCGCTATGAGTTTGTTAAAGACGAAGAGCTTAACGCTGAAGCGCTTGCCAATGCGCGAGCCGATAAATTACTGGCCCAAGAAGAGGTGTGGGTGCGCAAAGGGGTGGAAGCCAGGCGCACGCGCAGCGTCGGGCGCGTGGCGCGTCTTGAGAAACTTCGAGCGATGCGCGCTGAGCGACGCAATGCCATGGGCCAGGTAAAGCTCTCAATTGCCTCCGGTGAGCGCAGCGGCAAAATTGTGGCAGACCTCGATATCATCTCCAAGTCCTACGAAAAACCGATTGTGAAAAATTTCACCGCCACGATTTTGCGTGGCGATAAGGTGGGCATCCTAGGGCCCAACGGCGCAGGTAAAACGACACTGCTGAAATTAATCCTCGGTGAAATTACCCCCGATACCGGAGTCGCTAAATTAGGCACGCGCATTGAGGTGGCCTACTTTGATCAGATGCGCGAAAGCCTCAATTTAGAGGCGACGCTCGAAGACTTCATAAGCCCCGGGAGTGAGTGGGTGGAGATTGGCAATCAGCGCAAGCACGTGAAGAGTTATTTAGGGGATTTTCTATTTGCACCTGAGCGCACCAACTCCCCCATCAAAACCCTCTCGGGTGGTGAGCGCAATCGCTTATTACTCGCAAGACTTTTTGCCAGACCTGCGAATGTCCTGGTCCTTGATGAACCTACCAATGATCTCGATATTGATACCTTGGATCTTTTGGAGCAACTGCTTCAAGACTATCAAGGCACCGTCTTTTTAGTGAGCCACGATCGCACCTTCTTAGATAATGTGGTCACTAGCATGATTGCCTATGAGGGCGATGGAGTGTGGCGTGAGTACGAGGGCGGGTATGAAGATTACAAAGTACAAAAGGCACGCTCGGATACGGTGATACCAAGTCCTCTCATGAAAGTGGCTGAAAGTAAGGCCCCCAGTAAACCATCGAATCCAATCGTTGCTAGCAAGTCAAAACTGAGTAGTAAGGAAAAAATTGAGCTAGAAAAATTACCCACTCAAATTGAGGCGCTTGAAGAGCAGCAAGTGATATTAAGCGAGCAATTAGCCGACCCTGCGCTTTACAAGGGCGATCCGAGTGCGAGCATTGCACTCAAAGAGCGGGCACTGGCGATTGATGCACAACTCAAAGTACTAATGGCGCGCTGGGAGCAATTGCTGGAGCGGGAGACGGGCTAG
- a CDS encoding peptide chain release factor 3 codes for MDEVARRRSFAIISHPDAGKTTLTEKLLLYAGAIQIAGSVKARKASRHATSDWMEIEKQRGISVASSVMQMEYRNAIINLLDTPGHQDFSEDTYRVLTAVDSALMVIDAANGVEPQTRRLIDVCRARHTPLVTFINKLDREVKKPLDLMDEIEAALGMAVVPFTWPVGMGKSFAGVIDIINNQMRLFKAGEDRVTEDSNLVVSLDDPMLKERFGSELEEALAEVDLVKNAMPAFDREAFLAGEQSPVFFGSAINNFGVREILNTLVDLAPGPGSRKAVQRQVDPHEKKFTAVVFKIQANMDPAHRDRVAFLRICSGHFERGMKLKIVRNGKEIRTNNALSFLSQRRDILDEAFPGDIIGLPNHGLLHLGDTLTEGEELQFTGLPFFAPEIFRMVEAADPMRNKQLRTGLLQLGEEGAIQVFRPMSGGTMLLGAFGQLQFEVVAHRLQTEYGAEVRLLPARYTMARWVTSEDPVALKKFITENSHRMAEDVVGASVFLAAHKSELDVAQQRWEQIEFHALREHAGLIYQTEM; via the coding sequence TTGGATGAGGTTGCGCGCCGTAGAAGCTTTGCCATCATCTCGCACCCCGATGCGGGCAAGACCACGCTTACCGAGAAACTTCTCTTGTATGCAGGTGCGATTCAAATTGCCGGGAGCGTGAAGGCTCGCAAAGCCAGTCGCCATGCCACTTCAGACTGGATGGAAATTGAAAAGCAACGGGGTATCTCGGTTGCGAGCTCGGTGATGCAGATGGAGTACCGCAATGCCATCATTAATCTTCTAGATACCCCCGGTCACCAAGACTTTTCCGAAGACACTTATCGGGTCTTAACTGCGGTCGACTCCGCCTTGATGGTGATTGATGCAGCGAACGGTGTGGAGCCCCAAACCAGACGTCTCATTGATGTATGTCGTGCGCGGCATACGCCTTTGGTCACTTTTATTAATAAGCTCGATCGTGAGGTTAAAAAACCACTTGATCTCATGGATGAGATTGAAGCAGCACTCGGTATGGCGGTAGTCCCCTTTACTTGGCCAGTCGGTATGGGTAAATCCTTTGCCGGGGTGATCGACATCATTAACAATCAAATGCGTCTATTTAAAGCCGGCGAGGATCGGGTCACCGAAGACTCGAACCTCGTCGTGTCCTTAGATGATCCCATGCTCAAAGAGCGCTTTGGTAGTGAATTAGAAGAAGCCTTGGCTGAAGTTGATCTTGTGAAAAATGCCATGCCCGCTTTTGATCGCGAGGCGTTCTTGGCTGGTGAGCAATCGCCCGTATTTTTTGGATCTGCGATTAATAACTTTGGCGTTCGTGAGATTTTGAACACCTTGGTGGATTTAGCTCCTGGGCCTGGATCACGCAAGGCAGTGCAACGCCAGGTCGATCCCCATGAGAAAAAATTTACGGCCGTAGTGTTTAAGATCCAAGCCAATATGGATCCCGCACACCGCGATCGGGTGGCATTCTTGCGGATTTGCTCAGGTCACTTTGAGCGCGGCATGAAACTCAAGATTGTGCGCAATGGCAAAGAGATTCGCACCAACAATGCCCTCTCCTTTTTATCGCAACGGCGTGATATTTTGGATGAAGCCTTTCCGGGTGACATTATTGGCTTACCCAATCATGGTCTCTTGCATTTAGGCGACACGCTCACTGAAGGGGAAGAGTTGCAATTTACGGGTCTACCGTTTTTTGCCCCGGAGATTTTTCGCATGGTTGAGGCAGCCGACCCAATGCGTAATAAGCAACTGCGCACAGGACTCTTACAACTCGGAGAAGAAGGAGCGATTCAAGTGTTTCGCCCTATGAGTGGCGGGACGATGCTCTTGGGTGCCTTTGGCCAGTTGCAGTTTGAAGTGGTGGCGCACCGCTTACAAACCGAGTATGGCGCCGAGGTGCGCTTATTGCCTGCACGCTACACCATGGCCAGGTGGGTGACTTCCGAAGATCCAGTCGCCCTCAAAAAATTTATTACGGAGAACAGCCACCGCATGGCCGAAGATGTGGTCGGTGCCTCGGTCTTTTTGGCGGCTCACAAGTCAGAGCTCGATGTCGCCCAGCAGCGCTGGGAGCAAATTGAGTTTCATGCGTTACGCGAGCATGCGGGACTCATCTACCAAACTGAGATGTAA